One genomic window of uncultured delta proteobacterium includes the following:
- a CDS encoding conserved hypothetical protein (Evidence 4 : Homologs of previously reported genes of unknown function) has product MLGGFSVGKTSLVERYVHSLFSDKYLSTVGVKISKKILSLGDTDMTLVLWDMEGKDIYTNVNLAYLRGAMGFFVVADGTRKETLEMAISLREAAINIAGDIPSCLLVNKADMRDQWEITEAMLAPLAEQGITVLRTSAKTGEGVDEAFTALARNMLQ; this is encoded by the coding sequence ATGCTCGGCGGGTTTTCCGTGGGGAAAACATCCTTGGTGGAACGGTACGTGCATTCGCTTTTTTCCGATAAATATCTTTCCACCGTCGGCGTCAAAATCAGCAAAAAAATCCTGTCCCTGGGCGATACGGATATGACGCTGGTCCTCTGGGACATGGAAGGGAAAGATATCTACACAAACGTCAACCTTGCGTACTTACGCGGCGCCATGGGATTCTTTGTCGTTGCCGACGGAACGCGGAAAGAAACCCTTGAAATGGCTATTTCCCTGCGTGAAGCGGCCATAAACATCGCGGGGGATATCCCCTCCTGCCTGCTCGTCAACAAGGCGGACATGCGGGATCAGTGGGAAATTACTGAAGCCATGCTGGCGCCACTGGCCGAACAGGGCATTACCGTTCTGCGCACCAGCGCCAAAACCGGGGAAGGCGTTGACGAGGCGTTTACCGCATTGGCCCGGAATATGTTGCAGTAG